The following proteins come from a genomic window of Puntigrus tetrazona isolate hp1 chromosome 15, ASM1883169v1, whole genome shotgun sequence:
- the sst1.1 gene encoding somatostatin 1, tandem duplicate 1, with translation MLSTRVQCALALLSLALAVSSVSAAPTDAKLRQLLQRSLLNPAGKQELARYTLADLLSDLVQAENEALEPEDLSRAVEKDEVRLELERAAGPMLAPRERKAGCKNFFWKTFTSC, from the exons ATGCTCTCCACGCGTGTCCAGTGCGCACTGGCGCTCCTGTCCCTCGCGCTCGCCGTCAGCAGCGTCTCAGCGGCACCGACAGACGCCAAACTCCGCCAACTTCTGCAGAGATCTCTCCTCAACCCGGCTGGAAAACAG GAACTCGCCAGATACACACTTGCGGACTTGCTGTCGGACCTCGTGCAAGCGGAAAACGAAGCGCTGGAGCCCGAGGATCTGTCTCGCGCTGTGGAGAAGGACGAAGTGCGTCTGGAGCTCGAGCGCGCCGCCGGTCCCATGCTGGCACCTCGCGAGCGCAAAGCCGGATGCAAGAACTTCTTCTGGAAAACTTTCACGTCGTGCTAA
- the masp1 gene encoding mannan-binding lectin serine protease 1 isoform X1, with product MELTRVIVILAQCVWPLWTQVIHLTDMYGTIKSPNFPESYPKEIDIQWNITVTDGYKIRIYFMHFDIEPSYLCEYDYLKVYSDLEELAVFCGKESTDTEQVPADNVITSPRNLLSVAFRSDFSNEERYSGFEAHFSAVDVDECRDRNDEDLVCDHFCHNYIGGFYCSCRYGFLLHSDNRTCKVECNESVYTERSGEITSADFPKPYPKSSDCTYRIELEEGFLITLEFDDTFDIEDHPEVTCPYDFIKINAGDKDFGPFCGEQSPGKIQTGSNIVNIQFQSDNTGENLGWKLTYTSTGSECSPLAAPFNGHLEPLQSNYIFKDHVTLTCDPGYSLRLVGEKSPFTSADKDDKEFEHYQIECQRDGKWSSDVPLCKMVDCGPVDVVLGEVIFKSSGNSTVFGSRIQYSCRDSLQINNTYTCNQSGEWVSEDGTPLPTCLPEDLERTLSTNSESPLPNPLASTPLACGEQSQLFPAQQKRIVGGRTASPGLFPWQVLLSVEDVSRVPEDRWFGSGALLSSTWVLTAAHVLRSHRRDLSVVPVASEHIRVHLGLTDVRDKHLATNRSVTKVILHPQFDPQNYNNDIALVKLSQEVVLSALIRPVCLPRPGVKGQALMPLPNTLGIVAGWGINTANASASTSGLTSDLGTVSELLQYVKLPVVPQDECETSYASRSVNYNITSNMFCAGFYEGGQDTCLGDSGGAFVTQDAQSGRWVAQGLVSWGGPEECGSQRVYGVYTRVANYIHWLHRHMNVDR from the exons ATGGAGCTTACACG AGTCATTGTGATCTTGGCCCAATGCGTATGGCCCTTGTGGACTCAAGTCATCCACCTAACGGACATGTATGGGACCATCAAGTCTCCAAACTTTCCTGAATCCTATCCGAAAGAGATAGATATACAGTGGAATATTACCGTAACAGATGGATATAAAATCAGAATCTATTTTATGCACTTCGACATAGAGCCGTCATACCTGTGTGAGTACGACTACTTGAAG GTGTACTCAGACTTGGAAGAGCTGGCTGTGTTTTGTGGAAAAGAAAGTACAGACACAGAACAGGTTCCTGCGGATAATGTCATCACGTCCCCTAGGAACTTGCTCAGTGTGGCGTTCCGTTCGGACTTCTCTAATGAGGAACGCTACTCTGGATTTGAGGCTCACTTTAGTGCCGTTG ACGTGGATGAATGCAGAGACAGAAATGATGAAGATCTTGTCTGTGATCATTTCTGTCACAACTACATCGGTGGCTTCTACTGTTCTTGTCGCTATGGGTTCCTGCTTCATTCTGACAACAGAACTTGCAAAg TGGAGTGTAATGAAAGCGTGTACACGGAGCGCTCTGGGGAGATTACAAGTGCTGATTTTCCTAAACCGTACCCAAAAAGCTCTGACTGCACATACCGCATTGAGCTGGAAGAAGGTTTTCTAATCACTTTGGAGTTTGATGACACCTTTGACATTGAAGACCACCCTGAAGTCACCTGCCCCTACGACTTTATCAAA ATTAATGCAGGAGACAAGGATTTTGGCCCATTTTGTGGTGAGCAGTCACCTGGGAAGATCCAGACAGGAAGTAACATAGTCAACATCCAGTTTCAGAGTGACAACACCGGCGAGAATCTTGGATGGAAACTCACTTACACCTCCACTG GTTCTGAATGCTCTCCTCTTGCGGCGCCCTTTAATGGACACCTGGAGCCTCTGCAGTCTAACTACATCTTCAAAGATCACGTTACGCTGACCTGTGACCCTGGATACTCACTGAGACTGGTTGGAGAGAAGTCGCCATTCACTTCTGCTGATAAA GATGATAAAGAATTTGAGCACTATCAGATCGAGTGTCAGAGGGATGGGAAATGGAGCAGTGACGTCCCGCTGTGTAAAA TGGTTGACTGTGGTCCAGTGGATGTAGTTCTGGGTGAggtgatttttaaaagttctgGAAACAGTACCGTGTTTGGATCCAGAATCCAGTACAGCTGCAGAGACTCTCTCCAGATCAACA ACACTTACACCTGTAATCAGAGCGGGGAATGGGTGAGCGAGGACGGGACGCCCCTGCCCACTTGTCTGCCAG aaGATTTGGAAAGAACCCTGAGTACCAATTCTGAATCTCCACTTCCTAATCCATTAGCAAGTACTCCTCTCG CATGTGGTGAGCAGTCACAGCTCTTCCCAGCACAGCAGAAGCGAATCGTTGGTGGGAGAACAGCGTCTCCGGGTCTGTTCCCCTGGCAAGTTCTGCTCTCAGTAGAGGACGTGTCCCGTGTCCCTGAGGATCGCTGGTTTGGTAGCGGTGCTCTCCTCTCCTCCACTTGGGTTCTCACGGCCGCTCACGTTCTAAGATCTCACCGTCGTGATCTTTCGGTCGTCCCTGTCGCTTCTGAACACATCCGAGTCCACTTGGGCCTCACAGATGTAAGGGATAAGCACCTTGCCACCAACCGGTCTGTAACGAAAGTCATCCTCCATCCTCAGTTTGATCCTCAAAACTATAACAACGACATTGCTCTGGTCAAACTCAGCCAGGAGGTGGTGCTGTCTGCATTAATACGACCCGTGTGTCTACCAAGGCCTGGTGTAAAAGGTCAAGCCCTGATGCCTTTGCCCAACACACTGGGTATAGTGGCTGGTTGGGGCATTAACACAGCCAACGCTTCTGCTTCTACCAGTGGCTTGACCTCAGATTTAGGCACCGTCTCCGAGCTGCTCCAGTACGTGAAACTCCCAGTTGTGCCCCAGGATGAATGTGAAACTAGTTATGCATCACGCTCCGTCAACTACAACATCACCAGCAATATGTTCTGCGCTGGCTTCTACGAGGGCGGTCAGGACACCTGTTTGGGGGACAGTGGCGGAGCGTTTGTCACCCAGGATGCCCAGAGTGGGAGATGGGTGGCACAAGGACTGGTGTCCTGGGGCGGGCCAGAGGAGTGTGGCAGTCAAAGGGTGTATGGGGTGTACACTCGGGTGGCAAACTACATCCACTGGCTACACAGACACATGAATGTGGACCGCTGA
- the masp1 gene encoding mannan-binding lectin serine protease 1 isoform X2, whose product MELTRVIVILAQCVWPLWTQVIHLTDMYGTIKSPNFPESYPKEIDIQWNITVTDGYKIRIYFMHFDIEPSYLCEYDYLKVYSDLEELAVFCGKESTDTEQVPADNVITSPRNLLSVAFRSDFSNEERYSGFEAHFSAVDVDECRDRNDEDLVCDHFCHNYIGGFYCSCRYGFLLHSDNRTCKVECNESVYTERSGEITSADFPKPYPKSSDCTYRIELEEGFLITLEFDDTFDIEDHPEVTCPYDFIKINAGDKDFGPFCGEQSPGKIQTGSNIVNIQFQSDNTGENLGWKLTYTSTGSECSPLAAPFNGHLEPLQSNYIFKDHVTLTCDPGYSLRLVGEKSPFTSADKDDKEFEHYQIECQRDGKWSSDVPLCKMVDCGPVDVVLGEVIFKSSGNSTVFGSRIQYSCRDSLQINNTYTCNQSGEWVSEDGTPLPTCLPDLERTLSTNSESPLPNPLASTPLACGEQSQLFPAQQKRIVGGRTASPGLFPWQVLLSVEDVSRVPEDRWFGSGALLSSTWVLTAAHVLRSHRRDLSVVPVASEHIRVHLGLTDVRDKHLATNRSVTKVILHPQFDPQNYNNDIALVKLSQEVVLSALIRPVCLPRPGVKGQALMPLPNTLGIVAGWGINTANASASTSGLTSDLGTVSELLQYVKLPVVPQDECETSYASRSVNYNITSNMFCAGFYEGGQDTCLGDSGGAFVTQDAQSGRWVAQGLVSWGGPEECGSQRVYGVYTRVANYIHWLHRHMNVDR is encoded by the exons ATGGAGCTTACACG AGTCATTGTGATCTTGGCCCAATGCGTATGGCCCTTGTGGACTCAAGTCATCCACCTAACGGACATGTATGGGACCATCAAGTCTCCAAACTTTCCTGAATCCTATCCGAAAGAGATAGATATACAGTGGAATATTACCGTAACAGATGGATATAAAATCAGAATCTATTTTATGCACTTCGACATAGAGCCGTCATACCTGTGTGAGTACGACTACTTGAAG GTGTACTCAGACTTGGAAGAGCTGGCTGTGTTTTGTGGAAAAGAAAGTACAGACACAGAACAGGTTCCTGCGGATAATGTCATCACGTCCCCTAGGAACTTGCTCAGTGTGGCGTTCCGTTCGGACTTCTCTAATGAGGAACGCTACTCTGGATTTGAGGCTCACTTTAGTGCCGTTG ACGTGGATGAATGCAGAGACAGAAATGATGAAGATCTTGTCTGTGATCATTTCTGTCACAACTACATCGGTGGCTTCTACTGTTCTTGTCGCTATGGGTTCCTGCTTCATTCTGACAACAGAACTTGCAAAg TGGAGTGTAATGAAAGCGTGTACACGGAGCGCTCTGGGGAGATTACAAGTGCTGATTTTCCTAAACCGTACCCAAAAAGCTCTGACTGCACATACCGCATTGAGCTGGAAGAAGGTTTTCTAATCACTTTGGAGTTTGATGACACCTTTGACATTGAAGACCACCCTGAAGTCACCTGCCCCTACGACTTTATCAAA ATTAATGCAGGAGACAAGGATTTTGGCCCATTTTGTGGTGAGCAGTCACCTGGGAAGATCCAGACAGGAAGTAACATAGTCAACATCCAGTTTCAGAGTGACAACACCGGCGAGAATCTTGGATGGAAACTCACTTACACCTCCACTG GTTCTGAATGCTCTCCTCTTGCGGCGCCCTTTAATGGACACCTGGAGCCTCTGCAGTCTAACTACATCTTCAAAGATCACGTTACGCTGACCTGTGACCCTGGATACTCACTGAGACTGGTTGGAGAGAAGTCGCCATTCACTTCTGCTGATAAA GATGATAAAGAATTTGAGCACTATCAGATCGAGTGTCAGAGGGATGGGAAATGGAGCAGTGACGTCCCGCTGTGTAAAA TGGTTGACTGTGGTCCAGTGGATGTAGTTCTGGGTGAggtgatttttaaaagttctgGAAACAGTACCGTGTTTGGATCCAGAATCCAGTACAGCTGCAGAGACTCTCTCCAGATCAACA ACACTTACACCTGTAATCAGAGCGGGGAATGGGTGAGCGAGGACGGGACGCCCCTGCCCACTTGTCTGCCAG ATTTGGAAAGAACCCTGAGTACCAATTCTGAATCTCCACTTCCTAATCCATTAGCAAGTACTCCTCTCG CATGTGGTGAGCAGTCACAGCTCTTCCCAGCACAGCAGAAGCGAATCGTTGGTGGGAGAACAGCGTCTCCGGGTCTGTTCCCCTGGCAAGTTCTGCTCTCAGTAGAGGACGTGTCCCGTGTCCCTGAGGATCGCTGGTTTGGTAGCGGTGCTCTCCTCTCCTCCACTTGGGTTCTCACGGCCGCTCACGTTCTAAGATCTCACCGTCGTGATCTTTCGGTCGTCCCTGTCGCTTCTGAACACATCCGAGTCCACTTGGGCCTCACAGATGTAAGGGATAAGCACCTTGCCACCAACCGGTCTGTAACGAAAGTCATCCTCCATCCTCAGTTTGATCCTCAAAACTATAACAACGACATTGCTCTGGTCAAACTCAGCCAGGAGGTGGTGCTGTCTGCATTAATACGACCCGTGTGTCTACCAAGGCCTGGTGTAAAAGGTCAAGCCCTGATGCCTTTGCCCAACACACTGGGTATAGTGGCTGGTTGGGGCATTAACACAGCCAACGCTTCTGCTTCTACCAGTGGCTTGACCTCAGATTTAGGCACCGTCTCCGAGCTGCTCCAGTACGTGAAACTCCCAGTTGTGCCCCAGGATGAATGTGAAACTAGTTATGCATCACGCTCCGTCAACTACAACATCACCAGCAATATGTTCTGCGCTGGCTTCTACGAGGGCGGTCAGGACACCTGTTTGGGGGACAGTGGCGGAGCGTTTGTCACCCAGGATGCCCAGAGTGGGAGATGGGTGGCACAAGGACTGGTGTCCTGGGGCGGGCCAGAGGAGTGTGGCAGTCAAAGGGTGTATGGGGTGTACACTCGGGTGGCAAACTACATCCACTGGCTACACAGACACATGAATGTGGACCGCTGA
- the masp1 gene encoding mannan-binding lectin serine protease 1 isoform X3 has translation MELTRVIVILAQCVWPLWTQVIHLTDMYGTIKSPNFPESYPKEIDIQWNITVTDGYKIRIYFMHFDIEPSYLCEYDYLKVYSDLEELAVFCGKESTDTEQVPADNVITSPRNLLSVAFRSDFSNEERYSGFEAHFSAVDVDECRDRNDEDLVCDHFCHNYIGGFYCSCRYGFLLHSDNRTCKVECNESVYTERSGEITSADFPKPYPKSSDCTYRIELEEGFLITLEFDDTFDIEDHPEVTCPYDFIKINAGDKDFGPFCGEQSPGKIQTGSNIVNIQFQSDNTGENLGWKLTYTSTGSECSPLAAPFNGHLEPLQSNYIFKDHVTLTCDPGYSLRLDDKEFEHYQIECQRDGKWSSDVPLCKMVDCGPVDVVLGEVIFKSSGNSTVFGSRIQYSCRDSLQINNTYTCNQSGEWVSEDGTPLPTCLPEDLERTLSTNSESPLPNPLASTPLACGEQSQLFPAQQKRIVGGRTASPGLFPWQVLLSVEDVSRVPEDRWFGSGALLSSTWVLTAAHVLRSHRRDLSVVPVASEHIRVHLGLTDVRDKHLATNRSVTKVILHPQFDPQNYNNDIALVKLSQEVVLSALIRPVCLPRPGVKGQALMPLPNTLGIVAGWGINTANASASTSGLTSDLGTVSELLQYVKLPVVPQDECETSYASRSVNYNITSNMFCAGFYEGGQDTCLGDSGGAFVTQDAQSGRWVAQGLVSWGGPEECGSQRVYGVYTRVANYIHWLHRHMNVDR, from the exons ATGGAGCTTACACG AGTCATTGTGATCTTGGCCCAATGCGTATGGCCCTTGTGGACTCAAGTCATCCACCTAACGGACATGTATGGGACCATCAAGTCTCCAAACTTTCCTGAATCCTATCCGAAAGAGATAGATATACAGTGGAATATTACCGTAACAGATGGATATAAAATCAGAATCTATTTTATGCACTTCGACATAGAGCCGTCATACCTGTGTGAGTACGACTACTTGAAG GTGTACTCAGACTTGGAAGAGCTGGCTGTGTTTTGTGGAAAAGAAAGTACAGACACAGAACAGGTTCCTGCGGATAATGTCATCACGTCCCCTAGGAACTTGCTCAGTGTGGCGTTCCGTTCGGACTTCTCTAATGAGGAACGCTACTCTGGATTTGAGGCTCACTTTAGTGCCGTTG ACGTGGATGAATGCAGAGACAGAAATGATGAAGATCTTGTCTGTGATCATTTCTGTCACAACTACATCGGTGGCTTCTACTGTTCTTGTCGCTATGGGTTCCTGCTTCATTCTGACAACAGAACTTGCAAAg TGGAGTGTAATGAAAGCGTGTACACGGAGCGCTCTGGGGAGATTACAAGTGCTGATTTTCCTAAACCGTACCCAAAAAGCTCTGACTGCACATACCGCATTGAGCTGGAAGAAGGTTTTCTAATCACTTTGGAGTTTGATGACACCTTTGACATTGAAGACCACCCTGAAGTCACCTGCCCCTACGACTTTATCAAA ATTAATGCAGGAGACAAGGATTTTGGCCCATTTTGTGGTGAGCAGTCACCTGGGAAGATCCAGACAGGAAGTAACATAGTCAACATCCAGTTTCAGAGTGACAACACCGGCGAGAATCTTGGATGGAAACTCACTTACACCTCCACTG GTTCTGAATGCTCTCCTCTTGCGGCGCCCTTTAATGGACACCTGGAGCCTCTGCAGTCTAACTACATCTTCAAAGATCACGTTACGCTGACCTGTGACCCTGGATACTCACTGAGACTG GATGATAAAGAATTTGAGCACTATCAGATCGAGTGTCAGAGGGATGGGAAATGGAGCAGTGACGTCCCGCTGTGTAAAA TGGTTGACTGTGGTCCAGTGGATGTAGTTCTGGGTGAggtgatttttaaaagttctgGAAACAGTACCGTGTTTGGATCCAGAATCCAGTACAGCTGCAGAGACTCTCTCCAGATCAACA ACACTTACACCTGTAATCAGAGCGGGGAATGGGTGAGCGAGGACGGGACGCCCCTGCCCACTTGTCTGCCAG aaGATTTGGAAAGAACCCTGAGTACCAATTCTGAATCTCCACTTCCTAATCCATTAGCAAGTACTCCTCTCG CATGTGGTGAGCAGTCACAGCTCTTCCCAGCACAGCAGAAGCGAATCGTTGGTGGGAGAACAGCGTCTCCGGGTCTGTTCCCCTGGCAAGTTCTGCTCTCAGTAGAGGACGTGTCCCGTGTCCCTGAGGATCGCTGGTTTGGTAGCGGTGCTCTCCTCTCCTCCACTTGGGTTCTCACGGCCGCTCACGTTCTAAGATCTCACCGTCGTGATCTTTCGGTCGTCCCTGTCGCTTCTGAACACATCCGAGTCCACTTGGGCCTCACAGATGTAAGGGATAAGCACCTTGCCACCAACCGGTCTGTAACGAAAGTCATCCTCCATCCTCAGTTTGATCCTCAAAACTATAACAACGACATTGCTCTGGTCAAACTCAGCCAGGAGGTGGTGCTGTCTGCATTAATACGACCCGTGTGTCTACCAAGGCCTGGTGTAAAAGGTCAAGCCCTGATGCCTTTGCCCAACACACTGGGTATAGTGGCTGGTTGGGGCATTAACACAGCCAACGCTTCTGCTTCTACCAGTGGCTTGACCTCAGATTTAGGCACCGTCTCCGAGCTGCTCCAGTACGTGAAACTCCCAGTTGTGCCCCAGGATGAATGTGAAACTAGTTATGCATCACGCTCCGTCAACTACAACATCACCAGCAATATGTTCTGCGCTGGCTTCTACGAGGGCGGTCAGGACACCTGTTTGGGGGACAGTGGCGGAGCGTTTGTCACCCAGGATGCCCAGAGTGGGAGATGGGTGGCACAAGGACTGGTGTCCTGGGGCGGGCCAGAGGAGTGTGGCAGTCAAAGGGTGTATGGGGTGTACACTCGGGTGGCAAACTACATCCACTGGCTACACAGACACATGAATGTGGACCGCTGA
- the masp1 gene encoding mannan-binding lectin serine protease 1 isoform X4: protein MELTRVIVILAQCVWPLWTQVIHLTDMYGTIKSPNFPESYPKEIDIQWNITVTDGYKIRIYFMHFDIEPSYLCEYDYLKVYSDLEELAVFCGKESTDTEQVPADNVITSPRNLLSVAFRSDFSNEERYSGFEAHFSAVDVDECRDRNDEDLVCDHFCHNYIGGFYCSCRYGFLLHSDNRTCKVECNESVYTERSGEITSADFPKPYPKSSDCTYRIELEEGFLITLEFDDTFDIEDHPEVTCPYDFIKINAGDKDFGPFCGEQSPGKIQTGSNIVNIQFQSDNTGENLGWKLTYTSTGSECSPLAAPFNGHLEPLQSNYIFKDHVTLTCDPGYSLRLDDKEFEHYQIECQRDGKWSSDVPLCKKKESQRRHRSLPSILTNQILS from the exons ATGGAGCTTACACG AGTCATTGTGATCTTGGCCCAATGCGTATGGCCCTTGTGGACTCAAGTCATCCACCTAACGGACATGTATGGGACCATCAAGTCTCCAAACTTTCCTGAATCCTATCCGAAAGAGATAGATATACAGTGGAATATTACCGTAACAGATGGATATAAAATCAGAATCTATTTTATGCACTTCGACATAGAGCCGTCATACCTGTGTGAGTACGACTACTTGAAG GTGTACTCAGACTTGGAAGAGCTGGCTGTGTTTTGTGGAAAAGAAAGTACAGACACAGAACAGGTTCCTGCGGATAATGTCATCACGTCCCCTAGGAACTTGCTCAGTGTGGCGTTCCGTTCGGACTTCTCTAATGAGGAACGCTACTCTGGATTTGAGGCTCACTTTAGTGCCGTTG ACGTGGATGAATGCAGAGACAGAAATGATGAAGATCTTGTCTGTGATCATTTCTGTCACAACTACATCGGTGGCTTCTACTGTTCTTGTCGCTATGGGTTCCTGCTTCATTCTGACAACAGAACTTGCAAAg TGGAGTGTAATGAAAGCGTGTACACGGAGCGCTCTGGGGAGATTACAAGTGCTGATTTTCCTAAACCGTACCCAAAAAGCTCTGACTGCACATACCGCATTGAGCTGGAAGAAGGTTTTCTAATCACTTTGGAGTTTGATGACACCTTTGACATTGAAGACCACCCTGAAGTCACCTGCCCCTACGACTTTATCAAA ATTAATGCAGGAGACAAGGATTTTGGCCCATTTTGTGGTGAGCAGTCACCTGGGAAGATCCAGACAGGAAGTAACATAGTCAACATCCAGTTTCAGAGTGACAACACCGGCGAGAATCTTGGATGGAAACTCACTTACACCTCCACTG GTTCTGAATGCTCTCCTCTTGCGGCGCCCTTTAATGGACACCTGGAGCCTCTGCAGTCTAACTACATCTTCAAAGATCACGTTACGCTGACCTGTGACCCTGGATACTCACTGAGACTG GATGATAAAGAATTTGAGCACTATCAGATCGAGTGTCAGAGGGATGGGAAATGGAGCAGTGACGTCCCGCTGTGTAAAA AGAAGGAATCTCAAAGGAGGCATCGTTCCCTACCAAGCATTTTAACCAATCAGATACTGAGTTAA
- the ostn gene encoding osteocrin: MLGCVLLSGLLTLTLFHCSAESLHVPQERSEYVEPSVAEGHSVQRGQPEQKTSGAVRAKLLLHDQLVRLENDVIETKRKRSFPGSNTPLDRLSISTMDPKNNKQRKVVELPRRRVSVPLDRIGVGRLPSSRG, encoded by the exons aTGCTGGGCTGTGTGCTGCTCTCTGGTCTGCTGACACTGACCTTGTTCCACTGCAGTGCGGAAAGTCTTCATGTACCCCAAGAAAGATCAGAG TATGTGGAACCATCTGTCGCGGAGGGCCACAGTGTCCAGCGAGGCCAGCCTGAGCAGAAGACCTCAGGAGCTGTCAGAGCTAAATTGCTCCTGCACGACCAGCTAGTCCGACTGGAGAACGATGTCATTGAGACCAAGAGGAAACGGAGCTTCCCTGGATCCAACACACCTCTTGACCGCCTGTCAATCAGCACCATGGATCCCAAAAACAACAAGCAGAG GAAGGTCGTTGAGTTGCCGCGGCGACGAGTTAGCGTCCCGCTCGACCGGATTGGCGTAGGCCGTCTTCCCAGCAGCAGAGGATAG